The Daucus carota subsp. sativus chromosome 2, DH1 v3.0, whole genome shotgun sequence genome includes a window with the following:
- the LOC108209358 gene encoding histone-lysine N-methyltransferase ATX3 isoform X4: MTSKRRRRSMEDDDVNSRNQRTTRSRTSSMNDDQSDGNVLVNSVVYKNTRRERGLFDAADDLRNPTITVKRRRTQISYTGELKNFPFSQPQLSSSSSSLAKEKDKDYYTPQHFSQGDLVWAKCSKRSPAWPAIVIDPLCQAPQAVLKARVPKTICVMFYGYNNKGKRDYGWIKDGMIFPFAEYMNRFQTQTQLYGSKPSEFRLSIEEALLVENGHTEPDFDVGHQDNPVSTILVNQDMDYSSTKDTRQCDCCDMSFPCQKMKKVKGRASLVKYQCDNCAKLQKSKQYCGVCKQIWNHSDGGNWVCCDGCDVWVHAKCADFSGKLLKSLKDTDYYCPECEAISDRKPSSSETQRSKVRSAQNQNRAGVPDKIIVICTGVEGIYYPSLHLVECRCGSCGKRKQKVSEWERHTGSRAKKWKTSVKVKSSKLPLEQWMSQYNLLHLKPVKLNKEQLCTILQEKYEPVCPKWTTECCAVCGWVEDWDYNKIIICNRCQIAIHQECYGVTSDQDFTSWVCRACETPDTERECCLCPIKGGALKPTDVDTLWVHVTCAWFRPEVGFPNFKKMEPAVGILKSPLDSFLKACVICKQVHGSCAQCCKCATYFHSMCALRAGYHMEHFQFLCFQLQSLERNGQQVTKWVSYCAVHSGPESGNGIVIRTPTGIFGARNLLNQSQCVRGSRLVSCKTNELPQRLTGETNEYEPFSSARCRIYKRILYENLGSTGLWDLHIIHWKQLIA; the protein is encoded by the exons ATGACGAGTAAACGGAGGAGGAGGAGTATGGAGGACGATGATGTAAATTCGAGGAATCAGAGGACGACGAGAAGTAGGACAAGTAGTATGAATGATGATCAAAGCGATGGCAATGTACTAGTTAATTCTgttgtttataaaaatactaGACGGGAAAGAGGGCTTTTTGATGCAGCAGATGATCTACGGAATCCTACAATTACTGTCAAGCGTAGGCGAACTCAAATCTCTTACACTGGGGAGCTTAAGAATTTCCCATTTTCTCAACCacaattatcatcatcatcatcatcacttgcCAAGGAAAAGGATAAGGATTACTACACCCCACAACACTTTTCTCAGGGTGATTTGGTTTGGGCCAAATGCTCCAAAAGATCCCCCGCCTGGCCAGCTATTGTCATCGACCCATTATGCCAAGCTCCTCAGGCTGTTCTCAAAGCACGCGTACCTAAAACTATCTGCGTTATGTTTTATGGCTACAACAACAAAGGAAAAAGG GATTATGGATGGATTAAGGACGGTATGATTTTTCCATTTGCAGAGTATATGAATAG ATTCCAGACACAGACTCAACTTTATGGGAGCAAACCCAGTGAGTTTCGCTTGTCAATAGAGGAGGCACTTTTAGTAGAAAATGGGCATACTGAACCTGACTTTGATGTGGGGCATCAAGACAATCCTGTCAGTACAATCCTGGTAAATCAAGATATGGATTACTCTTCTACCAAG GACACAAGACAATGTGATTGTTGTGATATGAGCTTTCCTTGCCagaaaatgaagaaagtgaagggCAGAGCATCCCTAGTCAAGTATCAATGTGATAATTGTGCAAAG TTACAGAAATCAAAACAATATTGTGGTGTATGCAAACAGATTTGGAATCACTCAGATGGAGGAAATTGG GTATGTTGTGATGGTTGTGATGTCTGGGTTCATGCTAAATGTGCTGATTTTTCTGGCAAGCTGTTGAAG AGTTTAAAGGACACAGATTATTATTGCCCCGAATGTGAAGCAATATCTGACCGCAAGCCATCATCTTCAGAGACACAGCGATCAAAAGTCAG GTCTGCGCAAAACCAAAATCGAGCTGGAGTGCCTGACAAAATAATCGTGATCTGCACCGGTGTGGAAGGAATTTATTATCCGTCACTTCATTT AGTTGAATGCAGATGTGGTTCTTGTGGGAAAAGGAAACAGAAAGTAAGTGAATGGGAACGCCATACAGGTTCTAGAGCAAAAAAATGGAAGACTAGCGTCAAAGTGAAGAGCTCAAAGCTTCCTCTTGAACAATGG ATGTCGCAGTATAATCTACTTCATTTAAAGCCCGTGAAGTTAAATAAGGAACAGTTATGCACAATTTTACAAG AGAAGTATGAACCTGTTTGTCCAAAGTGGACGACAGAATGTTGTGCTGTTTGTGGTTGGGTTGAGGACTGGGACTATAACAAAATCATCATATGCAACAG ATGTCAAATTGCCATTCATCAAGAATGCTATGGTGTGACAAGTGATCAGGATTTCACTTCTTGGGTTTGTAGAGCTTGTGAAACTCCAGATACTGAGAGAGAGTGTTGCTTGTGCCCAATTAAAG GTGGTGCTTTAAAGCCAACTGATGTTGACACTTTGTGGGTTCATGTCACATGTGCATGGTTTCGTCCTGAAGTTGGTTTTCCGAACTTTAAGAAAATGGAACCTGCTGTTGGGATTCTTAAAAGCCCGTTAGATTCTTTTCTGAAG GCATGTGTTATCTGCAAGCAAGTACATGGTTCTTGCGCACAGTGTTGCAAGTGTGCTACTTATTTTCATTCTATGTGTGCTTTGAGAGCCGGTTATCACATGGAA CATTTTCAATTTCTCTGTTTTCAGTTGCAAAGTTTAGAGAGGAACGGGCAGCAAGTCACAAAATGGGTCTCCTATTGTGCTGTTCACAG TGGTCCCGAGTCAGGTAATGGTATAGTAATACGGACTCCAACAGGCATTTTTGGTGCCAGAAATTTGCTCAATCAATCACAATGTGTACGGGGATCAAGGTTGGTTTCGTGCAAGACAAATGAACTTCCCCAACGATTAACGGGAGAGACAAATGAGTACGAGCCATTTTCTTCGGCAAGGTGTCGCATCTACAAGAG